From the genome of Malus sylvestris chromosome 6, drMalSylv7.2, whole genome shotgun sequence, one region includes:
- the LOC126625333 gene encoding probable serine/threonine-protein kinase PBL15 has protein sequence MTRRQQQHSKPWRPFTANCCSAEDQTIFRNFSRCRPSRSDLSKDVAHQLPSFRRLSFSDLSRSSSIRINEDLAQSFGSDLYDFQLSELRAVTQNFYVNFLLGEGGFGTVHKGYVDENLRQGLKAQAVAVKLLDIEGLQGHREWLAEVIFLGQLRHQNLVKLIGYCCENEERLLVYEFMPRGSLENHLFKRLSVSLPWATRLKIAIGAAKGLAFLHGAETPVIYRDFKTSNVLLDSDFTAKLSDFGLAKMGPEGSETHVTTRVMGTYGYAAPEYVSTGQLTTKCDIYSFGVVLLELLTGKRAMDKSRPKSEQNLIDWAKPYLTSSSRRLRYIMDPRLAGQYSVKGAKEIAHLALQCISMNPKDRPKMPTIIETLESLQNLKDMAVACGHWPASPKSARNGVFGNARMDGHRVRNIRKSSPTATANQK, from the exons ATGACGAGGCGGCAGCAGCAGCACTCAAAGCCTTGGAGACCATTCACAGCAAACTGCTGTTCAGCTGAAGACCAAACAATCTTTCGCAACTTCAGCAGGTGCAGGCCATCAAGGTCTGATCTTTCCAAGGATGTTGCTCACCAACTGCCGTCCTTCCGGCGGTTGTCTTTTTCTGATCTCAGCCGTTCTTCGTCCATACGGATTAACGAGGATCTTGCACAGTCTTTTGGGTCGGACTTGTATGATTTTCAACTGAGTGAGCTGCGTGCTGTGACTCAGAATTTTTATGTCAATTTTTTGCTGGGAGAAGGTGGGTTTGGAACCGTGCATAAGGGTTATGTTGATGAGAATTTGAGGCAGGGTTTGAAGGCTCAGGCCGTTGCAGTTAAGCTCCTCGACATTGAAGGCCTACAAGGACACCGCGAATGGCTC GCAGAAGTGATATTTCTTGGGCAGCTGAGGCACCAGAATTTGGTGAAATTGATTGGCTACTGTTGCGAGAACGAAGAAAGACTCCTTGTTTATGAGTTTATGCCTCGAGGCAGCTTAGAGAATCACTTATTCAAAA GGCTTTCAGTATCATTGCCTTGGGCCACAAGATTAAAGATTGCAATAGGAGCAGCCAAAGGCCTTGCTTTCTTGCATGGGGCTGAGACACCTGTTATATATCGGGatttcaaaacttcaaatgTCTTGCTAGATTCT GATTTCACAGCAAAGCTGTCAGATTTTGGACTTGCAAAGATGGGGCCTGAAGGATCAGAAACGCATGTCACAACAAGAGTAATGGGTACCTATGGATACGCTGCCCCTGAATATGTCTCAACAG gaCAATTGACAACAAAATGTGACATCTACAGCTTTGGAGTGGTGCTGCTAGAATTGCTAACAGGAAAAAGAGCAATGGATAAATCGAGACCAAAGAGCGAGCAAAATCTGATTGATTGGGCAAAACCTTACCTGACTAGCAGTAGTCGGAGGTTGCGCTATATTATGGACCCGAGACTTGCTGGCCAGTATTCTGTCAAGGGAGCGAAGGAGATTGCCCATCTGGCATTACAATGCATAAGTATGAACCCTAAAGACAGGCCTAAAATGCCAACCATTATCGAGACTCTTGAAAGCCTTCAAAACTTGAAGGACATGGCCGTCGCTTGTGGACATTGGCCGGCATCACCAAAATCTGCTAGAAATGGGGTTTTTGGTAATGCTAGAATGGATGGTCACAGAGTTCGGAATATCAGGAAATCGTCTCCAACTGCAACTGCAAATCAGAAATAA
- the LOC126625254 gene encoding uncharacterized protein LOC126625254 yields MASNNKPKKLMVSSSQSNLCTTLFFIVLFTIPALFLLRTTTTTSLCTTTFSTHPGPTWSGDLREAQFAWNRLPFLQDRPRPTALRIAVFSRKWPIGTVPGGMERHAHTLHTALSLLGHQVHVFTSPVPSKELIKLDNQHGSPSPSSPYIHFHEGDPGRWRYNKAWEQFLEENQRENFDVVHSESVALPHWLARNLPNLAVSWHGIALESLHSGIFQDLTRKPSEPISPSFNQSIQGVVPKVLNEIRFFHNYAHHVAISDSCGEMLRDVYQIPNKRVHVIVNGVNEADFGVDNNLGQEFRYAIGVPKNASLVFGVAGRLVKDKGHPILYEAFSKLIAKNPNVYLIVAGSGPWEERYKDLGPQVLVLGSMSPSKLHEFYNGIDIFVNPTLRPQGLDLTLMEAMMSGKPVMASRFPSIKGTIVVDDEFGFMFSPNVESLLEALELAVNEGPRRAAQRGKACREYANSMFTARKMALAYERLFLCIKNETFCTYP; encoded by the coding sequence ATGGCCTCCAACAACAAACCGAAGAAACTCATGGTTTCCTCTTCCCAATCAAATCTTTGCACCACCCTCTTCTTCATTGTCCTCTTCACCATCCCCGCCCTTTTCCTCCTccgcaccaccaccacaacttcTCTTTGCACCACCACTTTTTCCACCCACCCTGGCCCCACCTGGTCCGGCGATCTCCGCGAGGCTCAGTTCGCCTGGAACCGCCTTCCCTTTCTTCAAGACCGTCCTCGACCAACCGCCCTCAGAATCGCCGTCTTCTCAAGAAAATGGCCTATAGGCACCGTCCCGGGTGGCATGGAGCGCCACGCCCACACTCTCCACACAGCTCTCTCCCTCCTCGGCCATCAAGTCCATGTGTTCACCTCCCCAGTCCCTTCCAAGGAGCTGATCAAACTCGACAACCAACATGGAAGTCCGAGCCCATCGTCACCCTATATCCACTTCCACGAGGGAGACCCCGGTCGCTGGCGTTACAACAAAGCATGGGAGCAGTTTTTGGAAGAAAACCAACGTGAAAATTTCGATGTAGTTCACTCCGAAAGCGTGGCGCTACCTCATTGGCTAGCGCGAAATCTCCCAAACCTCGCCGTGTCATGGCATGGGATTGCCCTCGAAAGCTTACACTCCGGCATCTTCCAAGACTTGACGCGCAAGCCTAGTGAGCCTATCTCCCCATCTTTCAACCAAAGCATTCAAGGGGTTGTCCCAAAAGTTTTAAATGAGATACGATTCTTCCATAACTATGCCCATCATGTTGCTATAAGTGATAGTTGTGGGGAGATGCTAAGGGATGTCTACCAAATACCAAACAAAAGAGTGCATGTGATTGTCAACGGTGTTAACGAAGCCGACTTTGGCGTAGATAATAACCTAGGCCAAGAGTTTAGGTATGCAATCGGCGTACCTAAAAACGCTAGTTTGGTATTCGGAGTGGCCGGAAGATTAGTGAAAGACAAAGGCCATCCTATATTATACGAAGCATTCTCAAAGCTCATAGCTAAGAATCCTAATGTGTATTTGATCGTGGCTGGTTCGGGACCGTGGGAAGAAAGGTACAAGGATCTGGGGCCTCAAGTTCTTGTTCTTGGGTCTATGAGTCCATCCAAATTACACGAATTCTATAATGGCATCGATATCTTTGTGAATCCAACGCTTCGACCGCAAGGTCTTGATCTTACTTTAATGGAGGCAATGATGAGTGGGAAGCCGGTGATGGCGTCAAGGTTTCCGAGCATCAAAGGTACTATTGTTGTGGATGATGAGTTCGGCTTCATGTTCTCTCCGAACGTCGAATCATTGTTGGAGGCTTTGGAGTTGGCTGTGAATGAAGGGCCAAGGAGGGCAGCTCAAAGAGGAAAAGCTTGCCGGGAATATGCAAATTCCATGTTTACGGCAAGAAAGATGGCATTAGCATACGAGAGGTTGTTTCTTTGTATAAAAAATGAAACATTTTGTACTTACCCGTGA